ACACCGTCGTCGGCGACCTGGAGAAAGGCGTCGGTCCGGCCTTCTACAACAACTACCGGTTCGCGACCCTCAAGCGGGCGAACTACCTGGTCGAGTACGACGATCCGTTCATGGTCGTCCACGAGGGCGACCAGTACATCGCCGTCCCCTACACGAAACCGGAGTTCCACTGGCTTCCCCTACCCTACACGACGCCGGAGTGGGGTGGGGTGGTGTTGATCGACGGGCAGGGTACCATCGAGGATCTCTCGCCCGCCGAGGCCCGCGCCCACCCCGTCCTGCAGGAACAGAAGCTCTACCCCTTCGAACTGACCCGGGAGCGGATCGCGGCGACGAAGTACCGCAAGGGCATCGTCAACACGTTCACCGCCCACGAGGACGAAATCGAGGTCGCGCCGGTGCCCGGCGAGGGCAACGACCAGCCGTTCCTCGTGTTCACCGAGGCCGGGCCGGAGTACGTCGTCGCCGTCGAACCCTACGGCGAGGCCCAGGGACTGAAGGAGGTGTGGACGGTCGACGCCCGCACCGGCGAGTACGAAATCTACACGCCGACCGAGTCGCTGTTCGGCGCGCGCAAGGCGACCGACTACGTCAGACAGGCCGCGCGCACGACGGACTGGAACCGCTTCCGGCCGTCCGAACCCATCCCCGTCGTCATCGACGGCGAACTCTACTGGGAAGTCAGGGTCGTCCCGAGCGACAGTAGCGGCATCGCGTACACCGCCTTCGTGAACGCGCGCACGACCGACGTCCACGAAGTCGGTACGACCGCCGAAGTGCGGGCGTTCCTCGAAGGCACGCCGGTCGAGGCGTCGCCCGACGAGGGTGAGACGGCGGGCCGGACGCCGACCATCGTCGTCGAACGCGTCGCCCCCAACGGGACCGTGATCGAGACGCTCGAAATCTACGGCAACGAGACCGTTCGCGTGGTGAGCGGGACGACCAACGCGACGGCGAGCGACTGACCGCAGTCCCGCACCTATTTGTCGGTCGGCGAAGAGTATCGACTGCCCTCATGTCACTCGACATCCCCGCCGCGTTAGAGAACGGACTCTCCCGCATTCCGACGCGCGTCGCCGCCATCCTGTTCGTGGCGTATCTCGCCGTCGGCGCGGTATCGACCGTCGCCGCGCAGACGCTCAGCCTCGCCGTCGTCGACGCGCTCCAGACGGCGGTGCCCGCCGACGCCACCGCTCCGACGACGCCCGGGATGGGCGGCGGTGCGCTCGCGCTCGACGTGGGGCTGCCCGTCGCCGCCGCCCTCTTTCTGGTACAGGTCGTCCTCGCACAGGTCGTCGGCGTCGTCGGGATTCGGACGTTCGTCAGCGACGCCCGGTCGTCGTTCCCGTCGGGGCTGACCAGCCACCTGACGTGGGTGGTGCTGAACGCCCTCGTCGCCGGCTTCGTGGTCAACGTGTTGATCGGTCTCGGCACCATCCTGCTCGTCATCCCGGGCATCTACCTCGCCGTAGCGCTCTATTTCGTCCAGTTCGAGGTGATAATCGAGGACAAAAACGCCATCGAGGCCCTGCGCACCGGGTGGGAGCTGACGAAGGGGGAACGGCTCGGCGTCTTCCTGCTTCTCCTGGTCATCTTCGCGCTCGGCCTGGCGAGTGCCGTCCCCAGCGTCGCCCTCGGGTTCGTCGGCGCGCCGACCCTCGTCGTCGTCGCCGTGAGCGTCCTCGTCGGCGCGGTGGCGGGCCTCCTCTCCGTCGCCATCGGCGCCCGCGCGTACGTGCAGTTGAAGCCCGACGGCTGGTCGCCGTCGCTCGGCGCCCCCTCGCCGTTCGCGTGAGCGGCCAAGCGCGACGTTTTTGACCCCCGACTCACCACTACCGGTGTGCGCATCGAGAACAGCTTCATCCCCATTCGCGGCGTGGGCGAGGCGACCGAACGCCGCCTCTGGGAGGCCGGCATCACCCACTGGGACACGTTCGACGGCTCCGTCGTCGGGCCGACCACCGCCGACCGGATTCACGAGTTCGTCGACGTAGCTACCGACCACCTCAGCCGGGGGAATGCCCGCTTCTTCGACGACGCCTTCCCCTCCGGGGCGCGCTGGCGCCTCTACGAGAACTTCCGCGACGACGCGCTCTTTTTCGACATCGAGACGACCGGTCTCGACGCCGCGCGCAACGACGTGACGACGGTGAGCGTCCACCGCGACGGCGACACCGACACCCTCGTCCGTGGCGACAACCTCACCGCCGACGCCCTCCGCGAACGGTTCGCGGACGCGCCGCTGATCGTCTCGTTCAACGGCGCGCGCTTCGACGTGCCCTTCCTCGAGGACTCGTTCCCTCTCTCCATCGACGCCCCGCATCTCGACCTGATGTACCCCTGTCGCCGCCTCGACCTGACCGGCGGCCTCAAACGCATCGAACGGGACGTAGGGATCGACCGGGACCGGCCGGACCTCTCGGGGAAGGACGCCGTGCGCCTCTGGCGCGAGTACGAACGCGGCGACGACGCCGCCCTCGATACGCTCGTCTCGTACAACCGCGAGGACACGCGGAACCTCGAACGGCTCGCGGACCTAGTCACGAACCGCCTCCACGACACCTGTTGCCCCGAAGACACGACGTTTTAGGTAAACCTAAAAGCTCAAGTGGGGCGACTCACAGGTAGGGATATGAGCGAGTACACCTTCGCCGACGTGGCCGTGGTCATGGGCACGTACAACGAGGAAGAGGCCATCGGAAGCGTTCTCGCGGACATCGACCGGGTGACCGACGGGCAGGCCGAGGTGGTCTGTGTGGACGGGTCGAGCGACCGCACCCCCGAGATAGCGCGCGGGATGGGTGCCCGCGTGATCGAACAGGAGCCACAGGGCTACGGCGTCGCCGTCCGCGAGGCGGTGCTCACGCCGGACCGGCCGGTGGTCGTCACCACCGACTGCGACGACACCTACCCGATGGAGCGCCTGCCCGACTTCCTCGAACTCGTCAACGAGGGCTACGACGTGGTGAGCGGCGACCGCATCTCGCCCGGTCCGGAGACGATGCCCGCGCTCAACCGACTGGGAAATCGTGCGTTCGCGGCGCTCGCCAGTCTCCTCCTCGGCCGTCGGCTCCACGACGTGACGACGGGGATGCGCGCCTACCGGCGTGATCTGCTCCACCGCATCGAGTGGACCGAGAACACGGGGCTCTCCGCGGAACTCCTGATGCGCCCCGTCGCCCGCAACCACCGGGTGACGGAGGTGCCCATCGACTACGACGAACGCGCGGGCGAGACGAAACTCGATCCCTTCCGGGGCGGCGCCGCCATCGCGAAGTCCATCTTCCGGGTCGGCATCGAGGAGCGGTTCGGGACGTCGCTGGATGCGGTGACGACGACGGACACGGTCGAACGGACGTAATCGCGGGCGCCGCCGAACGGGACCCTATCGCACGATATCGCCGATCCGCCGCGGCTCGCCACCCAGCGACGGATTCTTCTCGACCATCTGCAACACCTCGTGGTCGGTCACGTCGGGGTAGGATTTCCCGACCGCCTCCTCGATCAGTGCCTTCTCCAGTCTGAATTCGGTTCCCTCGTAGACGACGTCGACGCCGTTCTCGTCGAAGGAGAGCGCAGTCATGGCCGGCCGTAGTCGTCGGCCGCAAAAAACCCTGCCGTCACGTCGGCGACGGCTTCGCCCTCCGTCCGACGTCGCTCCGATACCTCGCTGTCGTCGGACTGTCCGACTCCCCGAGGAGCGTGGCTTCCCACCCCCCGTCAGCCCTGCGTCTGACGGCCGTTTTAATACGAGAAGCGTGAACACACGCGCGTGGCACTCGGGAGGGACCCGCTCGACGCGCTGGAGATTCCCGACGGGACGACCGTCGAGGAGCACGACCTCGTCACCGACGGCGACGTGATCGTCGGCGGACAGAGCACCGTCGAGTTCGGCGTCCGCGGCCGCAACGTCGTCGCCGGCGAGCGCGTCCGCTTCGGCGGCGACATCGAGGCCGAGGGGGACTGCCGGCTCGACATGTGGTCGGACGTGGCCGGGAACGTCCTCGTCGGCGACGACGCCTACCTCGGCGAACGCGTCCACGTCGGCGGCCAGTTGATGGTCTCCGGCGATCTGGACATCGGCGACGACGTGGAGATCGAGGAGGGGTTCGAGGCCAACGGCTGGATCGTCATCCGGAATCCCGTCCCGACGCTCGTCTTCTACTTCATCGTCCTCTCGCAGCTCCTGCGGGTGGGCGAGACCGACGCCGCCGACGAAATCGCGGAGGCTCTCGGCGGCGACGCCCCCGACGATCCGCTGGTGATCCCCCGCGGCGGCGACGTCTCCGACGACTCGTGGCAGGTGTCGACGCCCGCCACCGTCGGCGACGGCTGTCGCCTCCACGGCAACCTCCGCGCGAAATCCATCGACATGGGTGCCGACAACAACGTCTTCGGGAGCCTGCGCGCCCGCGGCGACATTTCGGTCGACTCGGGCACCCGCATCCACGGCGACGTGACCACCCGCGGCGGCACCGTCCAGTTGGCCGAGGACGTGCGCGTCCTCGGCGACGTCTCCTGTAACGACCTCGAACTCCACGAGGACGCGGTGGTCGACGGCTCGATCCGGTCGCGTGGCGAGATGCGGATCGTTCGGTCGGAGGCGAAACGGGAGATCGAGTAGCGCCTGCGGATCATCACACACCCGACCGAACGCGGCCTTCCATCCGGAAACGGTCGGTGCGTATGGCCTCTACCTTATCTCGTCTCCCGGACTACATATCGGCATGACCGGGACAGGATCGTCGACATCGGCACTCGTAGCGGCCGCCGAGTCGGCAGGGGCTGACGCCATCGAGGCCTTCGGGATCGTGGGCAACGAAACGCGATTGGCGATTCTGCTGGCGCTCTGGGAGGCTTTCGATCCGTACACGGAGGACAACGCGGTGTCGTTTTCCGAACTCCGTGCCCGCGTCGACGTGCGCGATCCGGGGCAGTTCAACTACCATCTCCGCAAACTCACCGGACGGTTCGTAAATAAGACAGACCGTGGCTACGAACTGCATCCGGCCGGTCTCCACCTCGTTCAGACCGTCATCGCGGGCACCGGTATAAAGAAGGCCGTGATCGATCCAATCGAGATCGACGCTCCATGTCTCCGTTGCGACGCCCCAACTGCCATGAGTTACCAGGACGGGTGGCTCTACTACTTTTGTACGGAATGTGATGGGTTCGTCGGGGGACGTACGGGACAGCCCGAGGGCATCCTTTTCTCGCAGGCGCTCCCCCCGGCTGCCCTGTCGAACCGGACTCTGGAAGAAGTCTTCGTAGCGGGCGTGTCCCGTATGTTACAGGCGTTCGTCATGAAAATGGCCGGAATCTGTCCACGCTGCGCCGGGGTAGTCGGGTCGATGTTCGAGATTTGTGAGAACCACGATCCCCCGTCGGACGGGGTGTGCCCAACCTGCCGGAGGCAGTACGAGGTGGCCGTCAAATGGACCTGTAGCGTCTGCAAGTACCGGGGACAGGCACCGCCGTGTGTGGCCGCGATAATCCATCCGGCAGTCTGTGCCTTCTATCACGACCACGGCATCGATATCGGCTACACTATCGATAGCTTCGAGCGTAGCCAACAGCTCCTGTCCCTCATGGGGAAACACGAGCAAGAGCTCGTTTCGATTCACCCGGCACGTGTTCTCATCACGATCTGCTACGAGGGTGACGAACTGCGCTTGACTTTCGACGAGGCGATGAACGTCGTCGAGTCGAGCACGTGAGAGGCATCGGTACTCGCCGTCACGTGTTCTGACGGCTGCAGTCCACCGGCCTGACCCACGTCGTCGCGGGCATTCCGGCGGGTACGCCGAGGAACGTCGCGTAGGCCACGGCGTCGTCCGTCGTGCTGGGGTTAGATGCGATGTGGACGTTTCCTTGCCCGGGGTCGACGAATGCCTCGCCCGTCGCGTAGGTGCGGACGACGCAGTCGCGCTCGTTGAATACCTCGATTTCGCCGTCTACGATGCTGACGATGACTGGCCCAGGGTGGGTGTGCCACCCTGACGTCCCCTCCGGTTGCCAGGTCACCTTGGCAACGATGACGCTCGACGCGTCGAGCGGAAGGTCGGAGACGACGGCACCGTCGTACCCCTCGTACTCCATCTGGAACCTCGCGCTCACTCTGTTGGGGAACGTCGCGTGTTTTGCGAGGACTTCGACGCCGTACCCGGCGGCGCTGTCGACTTCGTTCTCGGCTCTGCGTCCGTTACTACCCTCCAGATGTCTGGCGGCGACGGGGGCGCTCATTCCGAGTGCACCCACCGAGACGGCGCCGGCTTTCAACACCGTTCGACGCGATACACCGTCGACTGGATCGATTTCGTTGGACATGGTATTCCACACTCACCGACGTGCTATCAGCGTATATACCTAATCTGAATTACATTTCTATAACCGGGGAAGCAGAAGTCCCATTCTGCGAGTTCACTGACAGTATCTCGCTTGCCGGACGAGCGCTTCGACGATTCCGCACTACCCGCTGTGATTCGTTCTCCCCGCCGGATCGTCCCGGGGGCGCCGCGGACGTACGACTGTCGAAAGTGGTTGCCAGCGACGACGAGATTCGTGGACCGACCGAAACTAAATTCCCCGCCACCCACCACTCCCCACTATGCTCTCTCTCGCGCTCGCGGGCAAGCCCAACGCGGGTAAGTCCACCTTCTACAAGGCGGCGACCCGCGCCGACGTCGACGTAGCGAACTACCCCTTCACGACCATCGACGCCAACCGCGGCGTCACCCACGCCCGCACGGACTGCCCCTGTCTCGCCCGCGACGAGCGCTGTGGCAACGAGCGTTGTCACGACGGGAAGCGGTACGTCCCCGTCGAACTCCTCGACGTGGCCGGACTCGTCCCCGGCGCCCACGAGGGGAAGGGCCTCGGCAACCAGTTTCTCGACGAACTCACCAACGCCGACGCCATCCTGAACGTCGTCGACGCCTCGGGCGGGACGAACGCCGAGGGCGAACCGGTCGAGGTGGGGACCTACGACCCCGTCGAGGAGGTGGACTTCGTCGAACGCGAGATGGACCAGTGGCTCGCGGGGATCATCGCCCGCAACTGGGAGAGCGTGGAACGCAAGTCCCGCTCCCCCGACTTCGACATCGACGA
This window of the Haloplanus rubicundus genome carries:
- a CDS encoding ribonuclease H-like domain-containing protein — encoded protein: MRIENSFIPIRGVGEATERRLWEAGITHWDTFDGSVVGPTTADRIHEFVDVATDHLSRGNARFFDDAFPSGARWRLYENFRDDALFFDIETTGLDAARNDVTTVSVHRDGDTDTLVRGDNLTADALRERFADAPLIVSFNGARFDVPFLEDSFPLSIDAPHLDLMYPCRRLDLTGGLKRIERDVGIDRDRPDLSGKDAVRLWREYERGDDAALDTLVSYNREDTRNLERLADLVTNRLHDTCCPEDTTF
- a CDS encoding dolichyl-phosphate hexose transferase, with amino-acid sequence MSEYTFADVAVVMGTYNEEEAIGSVLADIDRVTDGQAEVVCVDGSSDRTPEIARGMGARVIEQEPQGYGVAVREAVLTPDRPVVVTTDCDDTYPMERLPDFLELVNEGYDVVSGDRISPGPETMPALNRLGNRAFAALASLLLGRRLHDVTTGMRAYRRDLLHRIEWTENTGLSAELLMRPVARNHRVTEVPIDYDERAGETKLDPFRGGAAIAKSIFRVGIEERFGTSLDAVTTTDTVERT
- a CDS encoding DUF5800 family protein, producing MTALSFDENGVDVVYEGTEFRLEKALIEEAVGKSYPDVTDHEVLQMVEKNPSLGGEPRRIGDIVR
- a CDS encoding polymer-forming cytoskeletal protein produces the protein MALGRDPLDALEIPDGTTVEEHDLVTDGDVIVGGQSTVEFGVRGRNVVAGERVRFGGDIEAEGDCRLDMWSDVAGNVLVGDDAYLGERVHVGGQLMVSGDLDIGDDVEIEEGFEANGWIVIRNPVPTLVFYFIVLSQLLRVGETDAADEIAEALGGDAPDDPLVIPRGGDVSDDSWQVSTPATVGDGCRLHGNLRAKSIDMGADNNVFGSLRARGDISVDSGTRIHGDVTTRGGTVQLAEDVRVLGDVSCNDLELHEDAVVDGSIRSRGEMRIVRSEAKREIE
- a CDS encoding winged helix-turn-helix domain-containing protein is translated as MTGTGSSTSALVAAAESAGADAIEAFGIVGNETRLAILLALWEAFDPYTEDNAVSFSELRARVDVRDPGQFNYHLRKLTGRFVNKTDRGYELHPAGLHLVQTVIAGTGIKKAVIDPIEIDAPCLRCDAPTAMSYQDGWLYYFCTECDGFVGGRTGQPEGILFSQALPPAALSNRTLEEVFVAGVSRMLQAFVMKMAGICPRCAGVVGSMFEICENHDPPSDGVCPTCRRQYEVAVKWTCSVCKYRGQAPPCVAAIIHPAVCAFYHDHGIDIGYTIDSFERSQQLLSLMGKHEQELVSIHPARVLITICYEGDELRLTFDEAMNVVESST
- a CDS encoding cupin domain-containing protein, whose translation is MSNEIDPVDGVSRRTVLKAGAVSVGALGMSAPVAARHLEGSNGRRAENEVDSAAGYGVEVLAKHATFPNRVSARFQMEYEGYDGAVVSDLPLDASSVIVAKVTWQPEGTSGWHTHPGPVIVSIVDGEIEVFNERDCVVRTYATGEAFVDPGQGNVHIASNPSTTDDAVAYATFLGVPAGMPATTWVRPVDCSRQNT